The window GGAGCCAAAAAGACTTCCTGAAATTGAAATCATTCTCATCTGGAAGAATTTGTGTTTCATCCTGATCTTTCTTACCGGCGCATGAGTTCATCCTCATAACACCGATGACTTTACAATCTTGCCTGGCAAGAAAAACTATTCCGGGGCGGGTATGAAACAGTTCAACGAACATCGTTTCAATCTTCAAACGTTCGTTCTCTCCATTACCCTGAAAGACGGCAATATGGAGTGGATTGTTCAGCATAGCGATGCTGAGAACCTTTGTGGCCTCCTCGATGTCGCTACGCTGCATAAATGAGATATGAACACGGCTCATATGCATGCTTTATAAAGTTTGAAATTGTTCTTGCACGAGTAAGATATCTAATTGTTATTCATGGAATCTTCACCAGTTTTTTTGGCTGTACCCGCAAGAAGATCGGGAACTGAAATATCCCATGGAGTCCAGAAGAACGGCGATTGCTGCATATGAGATTCGTTTTTGTTGCTTTTGTTGCAGCAGGCTGGCTAGTCTTCAATGAGTCGAAATTGAATCCCTTTTTGTAAAAGAAGATTGGGCAACCCGGAGGTTCCTACGCAATGCAGTGCGCCAACAACAATGAGTACAGGTTGGTTAAGTTTTATTACGTCGAGTAATTTCGGCAGCCAGTTACGATTTCTCTCAATAACTAAGTTGTTGAATAATGTGGGATATAGCTTCAGGTTATTTTCGAGGTAAGATCTCAACCATTCAATGTTTGAGTGTATTATGCACTGAATCATGGTCTCCAGTTCACGGAACTGATCTTTGAGTTTGCAGGTGACTGTTTCAAGGTATTGAATTTGTTCTTCTTTGCTGGCCGTGTCAAATGCTCTCAGCGGAGCGTTGATATCTTCGAGTTGAATGAGATTTTTTGAGTCGATTTTTTTGGCTCTGGTTAAGAGTGCCTGGTCGATACCGTTCGCTTCATTATATCCTCGTTTCTCTGCGTAATTTAAAAACATCCAAGTTGCGGCAGTGCATGGCTTTAACAGGTCGAACTCAATACCTATTATTCCATAGAGATCCCAAAGTTGTTTTGCCTTTTTGTAAAGCTCGTTTGGGATATCATTTTGAATCCTTATGCCGCTGGGATAGTAAAGCAATGTGTTATCAATTAGAGATGATTGAGTCAGGTCTGTTTCGAAAGCTATGTGTTCTGCGGAGCGTAAATAGTTCTCATATCTCTCGATCAATTTTTTTTGTTTTTTGTGAAGAATATGGACAGAACCACAAATGTGAACTGGATAAGAATCCGCTTTCCAAATCATCTGAGTTCCTCGCTAATATGAAGATGCAATCAGCTGATTCCCACTCACCCGGTTTTGGGAGAAAATTGCCCATTGATCGGAATGTGTAGCCTGGATGATGGTGGGAGAGTTTGCCATCGACGTTCTCTCTTAGAGAAAAAGTTAAAAGTAGCAATGTGTTGAAGGGTATTTTATACAATTTTATCGTGCTTTGTTTAGTATTGCAACGCAGGCAGAATGGTGGTTTCGTCAGGAAATGTACAGTACGATTCTGCAAGCTGCGACTGTCTTGAACTCATATACAGGCCAGTGGATTTTCCCTGAAATGCATGGTGAATAGTCTTGGTTTCAGCCATTCGGGATAAAACTGAAGTTCAGAAAACCTTACTACTTGTTACTTCGGAGGATTGAATGAATTTTGAAGTGCGATTTGATTGTGAAGAAGTCGATTGGCAGAACGTCTCAGACATTTTGAAATCTGTAGGCATGGCTCACCACGGAGCCGAAAAGCATGAAGCTGCCTTCAGGGGGAGCTACACCACAGTTTTCATCTACCAGGGAAAACAACTGGCGGGATTTGGCCGGGCCATATCGGATGGAGTCTATCAGGCCGGGGTCTATGATGTGGCCGTGGCAACAGACTTTCAGGGGCAGGGATTGGGCAGGCTGATTATGGAAAAGATCCTCTCGAAAATATCGAACTGCAACATCATCCTCTACGCTTCACCGGGCAAAGAAGGTTTTTATGAAAAACTGCAGTTCAGGAAGATGAAGACCGGTATGGCACGATTCATGAACAGCGAGGCAATGCAGGCTAAAGGCTTTACCGAATAGGGGAGAGCCGAGAGGTCTCCCCTGTGAGGTGTCGGTGGATCTATATGTAAACGTTACTTGGAATGACAGGCGTGCAGGACATCAGCCTTTTTCCAGAACGGTTTTTCTTGAGATATACTCATCTTCAGAAATATCACCTGCAGCAAAGCGATTGTGCAGGATATCCATAGCTGATTGTGTTGCGCCGCTATTGGACTTCGAGGCAAAATATCTGAAAATGCTGACAAGGGCGTAAAGAACAATTCCCCAAAAAAGTAACGGTACAAGCCAGTTAAAAAGAAAAGGACCATGTGGATGTGGCCAGATTGAGAACCAGGAACTTCCTCCCTGCCACCAATGTCCCATGTTACCTCCCCAGCTTCCGTGATGTGCGCTCCACATAAAAAATCCTCTGTCTGAAATTATTGCAAATGCGGGTTTCGTTTCTAAAGTAAATTTAAGCAAAAGTCATACCGTTTCGGAATGGATTGCTAAAATCTAATAAAATCAAGTTCTTAATATGTTTAGAGAGCTGTTTGATATAGCGGGACTTACTGGGGGCTGTATAAAAAGTACCCATCAAGGAACGGTAGGTGGGCAAAAACGTACCAGATTTGTTGTAGTTGCCTGAGTACATTCTGGATAATCTGTTTACGGGAAAAAGAGAAATGCCCGTAATTCTAGACTATTTTTGCCTTGCTGCCGGTGCTGGTTTGCGGTGCCCCTGGCACCATCGGGGGGAGTATCACAGATTATCCGGGGGGCAGCAGTATCTGGAGTAACCTGCACGCTTATCCTGGTTGGCTACTCGGTTTCGGCCTGGTGGAATGCCTGGCGACCAGTATGACTATCGCCGGGTTTACTGCGTTGAGATTAAGAGATTATCCCAAATTTCTCTTCAGTTCAGGGAGCTGGTCGATAATCTTTTGGGCCTGCTTAAGGTGGATGCGCAGATGGAACGCGAACATACAGTTCCACCTGTGGGCGTCAAAGGTTCCAAAGAGAGGGTGAGGTGCGGTCGCTGTGTTTCGCAACTGATCGAGTGCATCTATTACGCTCAGATGCTCATCCACCGACCTGTTAAAGCCTTCCACAGCTTCAATGCCAATATCATCAGCGGGCAACACATCGGTTGCCGGGTTTATTTTTGCTTTTCCTGAAAGAGGCTGGTTCTTTGCCAGTTGTTCTGTCGAGGCTGTTATCGCCTCGTTGACCAGTCTGTTATGTTCCAGCAACTGGTAATATGACCAGTTGCGCATATTCTCATCAACACCGGGCATGGGTGGCACCAACACCTGGGTTGCGCCTGCTGCGGCTGTTAGTTCTTTTGCCATGTTGTTATAGCGAGCCTGGAACTCAATGGTCTGCTCCCGTACTTTTTTTCTGCTCGTTAAAAAGAACAGGGTCTGAATCACCGTTTTGAGAAGTAGGTTGCCCATTGTCAACTTTGCACCGGTCAGAATTTTTTCATAGCCTGCTGTGTGAGTTCTTTCCAGGATATTGCCGATACGGGTTGACATCAAGAGTCGCGCATCTGTTTGCCGAGTTCAGGTAGTCACGGTACACTAAAACTATAGGAGGTGCGCCATGGAAACCCGTCTGTTCGGTACTCATCAGCTTAGTCAGATTTCTCAACTCGAACGTTTATCCGAGGAACAACGTTTCGCCATTCGGGTGGTTGCTACAGTGCTGCCGTTTCGAGTGAACCACTATGTGATCGACCAACTCATCGACTGGGATAAAATCCCTCAGGATCCGATGTTCCAGCTCTGTTTTCCCCAGGCAGAAATGTTGTCACCAGCGCATTTCAATCGAATTGCTGATTTGTTGCGGCAACAGGCGTCGACGGAGCAGATAAAGCATGCTGCCCAGGAGATTCATAAGGAACTGAACCCCCACCCGGCCAACCAGCAGACGCTCAATGTGCCCAGGCTGGATGAGGTCCCGATAACCGGGATGCAGCATAAATACCGGGAGACAGTGCTCTATTTCCCCAGTCAGGGGCAATTCTGTTTTTCGTACTGTACTTTTTGCTTTCGCTGGCCTCAGTTTGTCGGTGAAAAAGAATTACGAATAGCCGCAACTGACCCAGAGGTACTTTTTGCTTATCTGCGTCGTCATCCTGAAGTTACCGATCTGCTTATTACTGGTGGAGACCCTCTGGTGATGAGCGCGCGGCGGCTGGAAAAAATAGTAATGCCCCTCTTGAAGGAAGAATTCAGCCAGTTGAGGAATATTCGTATAGGCAGTAAAGCTCTTTCTTACTGGCCATATCGTTTTCTGACCGATCATGACAGTGACGACCTGTTGCGTCTTTTTGAGTGCGTGACCAAAGCCGGGAAACATATGGCGCTGATGGTGCATTTCAACCATTGGCGGGAAATGCAGCCCGAACCAGTGCGCAAGGCGATTTCGCGAATTCAGGGGACTGGTGCAGTTCTCCGTACGCAGTCACCGCTACTCAGACATATCAATGCTGCCTCGGATATCTGGCAGAGGATGTGGCAGGAGCAGGTACAGCTGGGGTTGATTCCCTACTATATGTTCATAGTCAGGGATACGGGGCCGCGAAGCTATTTTGAGGTGCCGCTGGTTGAGGCCTGGCATATCTATCGCCGGGCGGTTCGCAAAGTTTCAGGGCTGGCCCGTACTGTTCGCGGACCTTCGATGAGCGCTGGTCCGGGTAAGGTCGAGATTCAGGGTGTTGTGGAGTTGACTGGCGAGAAAGCGCTGGTACTGCGATTCATTCAGGGCCGCAACCCCAACTGGGTGCAGAAACCATTTTTTGCCCGATACGATGAGGCAGCCACCTGGCTTGATCAGCTTAAGCCTGCATTTGGGGAGGAACGATTCTTTTATGAGGAAGAATAGTTTGTTGAAAATAGAATTTGAATTTTAGGTATTGCCGGGCGGTTATCAGCACCTGAGTATGAATTAAATCTGCACTATTCTGTAAATATTTTCCCCCTTGTTTTCCGAAGTGCGAGGAAATGTAAGGGGTGATCATGGTCTATCCTTTTCTTCGGGCAATGTACTGTTCAGCCTATCCCGTTTCTACATTCTCTGCCGCCGCAACCATCGGACAACGTTCATCGTCGATGAGATGGAGACCGGCTCGATCAGCTCAAACCTGATGACGGTTTCCTGTCAGGATTTTGCTGTCCAACCCCTGGGGCTGGCCGCGCTTAACCTGTTGGCCTGTCGTGTTTGCGCGGTGAGTGTCACTTGGTTAAAGACGATATTTTCCCCGGCAGGATTCATCGGGAAGGGGGAGGTGCAGTCTTCAGAGTTGGTCGAAAAAGTCATTGTAACATGAAATTTTTATGGATATACATTGCTGCGTGTCAACACGATTCTTTTGGAAATTTTACCAAATCCTAAAGGAAGGTTGGCTAGATTGTAACGCGTCCATTGACTGGTGCATTACAGATGCCCGGTCCTGTCGAAGAGAGCGAGTGAGGTTTGGTCGAAAGAGGGTTTTATCCCGGTGTCGAGGGGGGCACCGCTTTCAGCCGGATCTCTCGGGGGGAGTTCTTTTCAAAAGACAGAGGACGTGAGGGAAATTGAGATTCGTGGCAAGCTTTTCCTTTTACAATCTTAAGGAGTATACGTATGAAACCGAAATTACGATCCCTGTCTAACCATTCCGGAACAGGCATTCATCGTCGGGATTTTCTCAAGTTTTGTGGTGCCGTGGCTGGTGCACTCAGTCTGGACGCCACTTTTATTCCCAAAATTGCCGAGGCGCTGACCACCGGCAACCGTCCGCCGGTTCTCTGGCTGCATTTTTCCGAATGTACCGGTTGCACTGAGTCCTTGCTGCGGAGCTCCGCACCGTGGATGGACGAGCTGCTGTTCGATACCATCTCTCTCGAGTATCATGAGACCCTGATGGCAGCGGCCGGGCACACTGTCGAGACTTTGCTCACAGACGCCGCAAACGCCTATGAGGGGCAGTTTTTCTGTGTAGTTGAGGGATCTATTCCCACTGCGGATAACGGCATTTACGGCACCATCGGTGGCCGTACCATGCTGAGTATCGCCAATGAAATTATCCCCAAGGCCCAGGCTGTCATAGCCTGCGGTACCTGTGCGGCCTATGGCGGATTGGCTGCAGCATCACCCAACCCGACCGGCGCTAAAGGTGTTCTTGATGCCTTACCTGACCTGAATGTACCGGTAATCAATCTTCCGGGTTGCCCACCCAACCCTGTCAATTTTGTGGCAGTACTTACCAACTATCTGCTCAACGGTTCCCTGCCGGCGCTGGACAGCAACCAAAGGCCGCTTTTTGCCCATGGCAAGAGGATTCATCAGCAATGCCCATACAGGCGGGAGAAATCGAAATGCCAGAAAAATTTTGGCTGTAAAGGACAGTGGACTTCAAGCAATTGTCCGAATGTGAAATTCAATGATGGTACCAGCTTTCCCATGCAGGTGGGGCATCCATGTATCGGCTGCTGCGAACCTGACTTCTGGGACACCATGACTCCGTTGTATACCGCTTCCTAGCGGCCGGAGCAATGATGGCTGAGTTGTGTGCCGTTCACTGAAAATTTCACATGAGGAGACAAAATCATGTCTGAGCGAATAGTTATTGATCCGGTGACTCGAATCGAAGGTCACCTGAAAATCGAAGTGGAAATTAACAACGGTGTTGTCACCGATGCCTGGAGCTCGGGAACGCTGTTCCGCGGGGTCGAGACCATCCTGTAGGGCCGCGAGCCGGAAGAAGCGTGGTTGATTACCCAGCGTCTCTGCGGGGTATGCACCTATATTCATGGCGTAACTTCAGTGCGTTCGGTAGAGGACGCCTTAAACATCACTGTGCCTGAGAATGCCCGACATATACGTAATCTTTTAACCGGTGGCCTGTACGTGCATGACCATCCGGTACATTTTTATCATCTGAGTGCCCTTGACTGGGTTGATATCGTCAGCGCACTCTCTGCCAGTGTTTCCGCTACCGAGTCACTGGCCAAGTCACTTTCAGCCAATGCACCAGCTATAGATTTCGCTGCTACACAGGAAAGTCTGCAGAATTTCGTAAACAGTGGAAAGCTCGGCCCCTTTGCCGGAGGTTACTGGGGCCACTCAGCCTACACCCTGTCACCTGAAGAGAACCTGCTCTTTGCAGCGCATTATCTTTATGCCCTGCGTCAACAGGTGAAGGCGGGCCGCATGCACGCTATCTTTGGTGGCAAGAACCCGCATATCCAGAGTTTACGAGTAGGTGGCGTTACCTGTGCAGATGAGATCAATACCACCCGTATAGGTGAATTCCGCAGTCTCTTAAATGAGATGCGTGATTTTATCGACAATGTCTACCTGCCGGATGTCCAGCATCTTGCCTCCGCTTACCCTGAGTGGGGTACAATCGGTGGTTTCAGGAATTACCTGGCCTTTGGTGAGTTCCAGATGAGCAATAGTGATCAGGGTGATCTGTTCCTGCCTGCTGGTGTAATCATGGATAAGAATATCGGCCAGGTGAATGACGTTATGCTTGCTGAGATTAACGAGCATGTACGCCATAGCTGGTATGAAGGCTCCACTGCCAGGTATCCGCAATATGGAGAGACCGTGCCGAACTACACTGGCTACAACACTGATGATCGGTACAGCTGGCTGAAAGCTCCTCGTTATAAAGGTGAGCCGATGGAGGTTGGTCCTCTGGCACGTATGTTGGTTGCTTACGGTATGGGACACCCCAATGTGGTGAGTGCTGTAGACGGTTTTCTCGCCAAGGCAGGCCTTGGTGTTGATGCCCTGCATTCCACCCTGGGCCGTTCTGCCGCCAGGGCCATTGAGACCAAGATCATCGCCGATGAGATGGGGTACTGGCTCGATCAGCTCCAGCCGGGCAGCAGCGCAAGAGTTTCCGCTTCCATGCCGAATCAGGCAGCCGGAATAGGTCTCAATGAGGCACCACGCGGAGCGCTGGGCCACTGGATCAACATCGAGAACCAGAAGATCGGTAACTACCAGATGGTGGTTCCTTCTACCTGGAACCTGGGCCCGCGCTGCGCTTCGGGATCACGTGGACCTGTCGAGGAAGCACTTATCGGTACCCCGGTGGCCAACCCGGAGCAGCCGGTTGAGATCCTGCGTATCGTTCACTCCTACGACCCATGCATCGCTTGCGCGGTGCACGTGACCGACAACGATCAGGACAGCCATTACCAAATTAAGGTTCTCTAACTGTAATTTCCGCAACTGGTCTCTCATCTTTCCGGTTGCCGAAAGGCGGCCGGGAAAAATGAGTAAAAAAAAGGCTTGGAAATGCCTTTTTTTTATCTGCTGCAAGCATTTGAAACAAATTGGATTTCTGCCACATTGTGGGTGTTTTGGTGCGGCTAAGTGTTGTTACTTTCGTAAAAAAAATAGTTGTATTGCTACCGCTTCTAGGCTATTGCTGTGTTGCAGGCTTGATCCTGGCAGGTGATAGATGTATGCCTATAATATTGTTAGGTTTACCTTTGCAGTAGATGCATTCCTGTCGAAGAGATTTGGTTGAGCTGAAAAGAAATGACACAGCCGCTTTGCTGCCGTGGACTGTTTCTTAGTGTAGGCAACCCATGGGGGGGGAGTCTCTCTATTAACGACAGAGAATGATGTTGGGAAATTGAGTCTCAGAGCTGTAGGTTTTCCCAAAATTCTGTGCAAGGAGTATGTGTATGAAACCGAAATTCAGGTTAGAACAGGCCCAGACGACAAAGGGCGTTCATCGTAGGGACTTTATGAAATTCTGTGGAGTTGTCGCTACAGCGCTCAGTCTCGACATCACTTTCATTCCCAAAATTGCCGAGGCCTTGACCTCCGACAACAGACCTCCCGTCCTATGGCTGCATTTTGCCGAGTGTACCGGCTGCACCGAGTCTATCCTCAGGACTTCAAGCCCATGGATGGACGAGCTGCTGTTCGATACCATTTCCCTGGAGTATCATGAAACTCTCATGGCCGCAGCTGGGCATACTGTTGAGGCCCTGCTTGCTGAGGCCGCAGCTGTCCATCAGGGTGAGTTTTTCTGTGTTGTGGAAGGTGCCATCCCCACCGCCGACAACGGTATCTACGGCACCATTGGGGGGCGTACCATGCTGAGCATAGCGGAAGAGATCCTGCCCAAGGCCAAAGCGGTGATTGCCTGCGGCACCTGTGCAGCCTATGGAGGCCTGGCAGCCGCTTCTCCAAACCCGACGGGTGCCAAAGGTGTCCAGGACGCGCTCCCGAGCCTCAACGTGCCAGTCATCAACCTGCCGGGTTGTCCGCCAAATCCTGTCAATTTCGTCGCAGTTATCACGAGCTATTTGCTGAACGGGCAGCTTCCTGCCCTGGATTCACTCGGCCGTCCAACTTTTGCCCATGGTCGTACAGTGCATGATCGCTGCCCCTATGATGAGGACAGCCTGGAGAGGTTCTGCCTGGAACATCAAGGTTGTAAAGGTCCGCGCACCCGCAACAACTGTTCGACCATCAAGTTCAACGACGGGACCAGCTTCCCCATGCAGGTCGGCCACCCGTGTATCGGCTGCAGTGAACCCAATTTCTGGGACACCATGAGCCCAGTCTATTCCGGAAGTGTGGAGGAATCAGGTGGGTCGGATGACTACCCTTCAGGTGGCGGCAGTGATATCCCGACTGATGGTGGCGATATCCCTACCGATGGCACCGGTGATATTCCGACTGATGGTTCCACCAAAGGGAATGGGCGTGTGAAGAACGCTGACCGGGGCAACAAGAAAAGCAGCAGTAATTAACGAGGGAGTATTGAATCATGGTTGAACGTTTAGTTATAGATCCGGTGACCCGAATCGAAGGTCACCTGAAAATAGAAGTAGAGATCAACAACGGTGTGGTAACTGATGCTTGGAGTTCAGGTACTCTGTTCCGCGGCATCGAGACCATCCTCCAGGGCCGCGATCCGGATGAAGCCTGGCTGATCACCCAGCGCCTCTGCGGCGTCTGCACCTATATTCACGGCGTCACCTCGGTGCGTTCGGTTGAGGATGCGGTAAATGTCACTGTGCCGGAGAATGCCCGTCATATCCGCAATCTGTTGACCGGCGGACTCTTTGTTCATGACCACCCGGTACATTTTTACCACCTGAGTGCACTGGACTGGGTTGATATCGTCAGCGCACTCTCGGCCAACGTTGCCGCCACCGAGTCGATGGCCAACTCGTTGTCACCCAACGCACCGGCCATCGACTTCGCCGCCACCCAGCTGAGCCTGCAGAATTTTGTAGACAGCGGCAAGCTCGGCCCGTTTGCCGGTGGCTACTGGGGACACTCCGCCTACACCCTGTCGCCGGAGGAGAACCTGCTCTTTGCCGCTCATTACCTCTACGCGCTGCGCCAGCAGGTGAAGGCGGGCCGCATGCACGCAATCTTCGGCGGCAAGAATCCGCATGTGCAGAGTCTCAGGGTCGGAGGTGTAACCTGTCAAAACGAGATCAACAGTACCCGGATCAACGAGTTCAGAAGCCTTTTGAACGAGATGCGTGATTTCATAGACAATGTCTACCTGCCGGATGTCCAGCACCTTGCCTCCGCTTATCCTGAGTGGGGTGCCATCGGCGGCTTCAAGAACTACCTGGCCTTCGGTGAGTTCCAGATGAGCAACACCAATCAGGGCGACCTGTTCCTGCCCGCCGGTGTGATCATGGATCAGAACATTGGCCAGGTGAACGATGTCATGCTGGGCGAGATCAACGAGCACGTCCAGCACAGCTGGTATGAGGGCTCCACCGCCCGCTATCCGCAAAACGGTGAAACGGTACCCGGCTATACTGGTTATGATACCGCTGACCGCTACAGCTGGATGAAGGCTCCCCGCTATCAGGGTGAGCCGATGGAAGTTGGCCCGCTGGCCCGTGTGCTGGTCGCTTATGGTATGGGCCATTCAGCTTTCGTGAATGCCGTGGACAGTTTCCTGGCCAAGGCAGGTCTGACCATCGAGGCCATGCATTCCACCTTGGGCCGTTCAGCGGCCAGAGCCATCGAAACCAAGGTCATCGCCGATGAGATGGGCTCCTGGCTCGATCAGCTCCAGCCGGGGGCCATTGCCAGGGTATCCGTCTCCCTGCCGAACCAGGCCTCCGGTATCGGCCTCAACGAGGCGCCGCGAGGAGCGCTTGGTCACTGGATCAACATTGAGAACCAGAAGATCGGCAACTACCAGATGGTGGTTCCTTCCACCTGGAACCTGGGCCCGCGCTGCGCTTCCGGATCACGTGGACCTGTCGAGGAAGCACTTATCGGAACCCCGGTGGCGAACCCCGAGCAGCCGGTTGAGATCCTGCGTATCGTACATTCTTACGATCCATGTATCGCTTGCGCGGTCCATGTGACTGATAACGACCAGCAAACCCATTATGAAGTTAAAGTTTTGTAAATAAATCGAACGTTCCGAAGAGTAGGTTGGTTCTACTCTTCGGTTGAACCTGCAAAAGAGATAGGTATGCAGAAAAGAAAGAACATTCTGGTATTGGGAGTGGGCAATATCCTGCTGCATGATGAAGGAATAGGTGTTCACGTGGTGAGGGATCTGGAAGAGCAGTACTCTTTTTCCAAAGAGTTAACCCTCCTTGACGGGGGAACTCTCGGTATACGGCTGTTGGATGCTATGGGGCGGGCCGATTACATGATCGTGGCCGATACCTTGTGTTCAGGTAAAGCTCCCGGCACCATTACCAGATTGACCGGTAGCGAGTTACGTGGCCGGGTTGCGGCCAAAAACTCACAGCACCAGGTGTCTTTCCTGGAGACCATCGCCTATGCCGACTTTCTGGGCATGCTGCCCGAGACAGTGATGATCGGCTGTGAACCCAAAGATCTCAGCGCCTGGGGCACGGAGTTAACCGAAGAGGTTGCTGCAGCCAGACCGCAGATGATTGCGAGAGTGATAGATGAGATTCGGGCGGCCGGTGGTGAGGTTATGCAGGCTCAGATGTAAGAGATGAAGCAGGAGGAAAAGGGTATGTCTGCCGGTAGTTGGGAGACTAACGGCAGACATGCCAGATGACGTTTTTAATGATCGTACTGCGTTGCATACTCTGCGTCGTTATACATCGGTTCACCGTAAAGATCCTTGCCGAAGCTGCCGATAATAGCCTGGCCTTCTGCTGAAGCGACAAAGTCGATGAACTGAGAAGCCAGCGGTTGAGCTGCGGTGGCACCTTCCGGCTGGCAAAGACCGTGGTAGGTGTTGATCAGCACAGGATCACCTTTAAAGAGTACCTTAAGGTTACCCATCTCTTTTTTACCGGCAACCCAGGTGGAAGAATCAGTCATGAAATAGCCGTTGGTCTGGTTGGCCTGTTTCAGGGAGGCCATCATGAATTCCCTGGTGATTACGTACCAGTCACCAGCCGGTGCAACTCCAGCGGTTTTCCAGATTGCCAGCTCTTTCTTGTTGGTGCCTGAGTTGTCTCCACGGGAGAGAAACGGGGCTTTTACCGCGGCAATTTTGGCATACGCGTCAGCAGCGCTGGTGGCACCAGCAATTCCTGCAGGGTCATTTTCCGGGCCGACGATGTAAAACTCGTTGGAACCGATCAGGGAGCGCTTGATAGCCCAGCCGTCAGCTATAGCCTGCTTTTCTGCAGCCGGGGCGTGCACCAGAACCAGATCAACTTTCTTGTCTTTCAAGAGCGCAAGAGACTTGCCGGAACCCGCTTTTTGCCAACACATTGTGGAGCCGTGCTTGTCGTTGAAGGTATTGGCCAGCTCTTCAAGCAGGCCGAGTTCACCGGGGCTGCCGGTGGCGAGAGTGTAGGTGTTTTCGCCGTTGCCATAGATGGCTTTGCAGTTGTTTGCGGCCTGGGCTACGGTTGCCCCGGCGATGGCCAGGGCCATTGAGGCACCAAATACGAGCTTCCTGATATTCATGATTGTTCCTCGGAGGTTGTTGTTCTGGACGTGTTCAGCTGGTCGAGAATGGAACACGCATCTCTACGAGGAGGGCAGATACCCTTTTATGGCCGGAGCTGTCAATGTTGTCAGCATGGATGACCAAAACGGACAAAGATGAACAGTGGAGAACGGGCAGTGCGCTGCAATTGCCAAGGGCCTGGTAGCCCTGTTTCAATATCAGCCAACAGTTCCCATGGTCTTCAGAGTCTCTTCACGAATGGACTCAATCAGCCCTTTTTTGGCCTCCATAAAGAGTGGTTCT of the Desulfosediminicola ganghwensis genome contains:
- a CDS encoding GNAT family N-acetyltransferase, whose translation is MSRVHISFMQRSDIEEATKVLSIAMLNNPLHIAVFQGNGENERLKIETMFVELFHTRPGIVFLARQDCKVIGVMRMNSCAGKKDQDETQILPDENDFNFRKSFWLREWAIRDPLEQHWHLGPIGVLPSHRKMGIGSKLMQRFCQEVDNCSAPAYLETDTDENVTFYQRFGFEIVARSKIFQVDSRYMSRAAQR
- a CDS encoding nickel-dependent hydrogenase large subunit, which produces MVERLVIDPVTRIEGHLKIEVEINNGVVTDAWSSGTLFRGIETILQGRDPDEAWLITQRLCGVCTYIHGVTSVRSVEDAVNVTVPENARHIRNLLTGGLFVHDHPVHFYHLSALDWVDIVSALSANVAATESMANSLSPNAPAIDFAATQLSLQNFVDSGKLGPFAGGYWGHSAYTLSPEENLLFAAHYLYALRQQVKAGRMHAIFGGKNPHVQSLRVGGVTCQNEINSTRINEFRSLLNEMRDFIDNVYLPDVQHLASAYPEWGAIGGFKNYLAFGEFQMSNTNQGDLFLPAGVIMDQNIGQVNDVMLGEINEHVQHSWYEGSTARYPQNGETVPGYTGYDTADRYSWMKAPRYQGEPMEVGPLARVLVAYGMGHSAFVNAVDSFLAKAGLTIEAMHSTLGRSAARAIETKVIADEMGSWLDQLQPGAIARVSVSLPNQASGIGLNEAPRGALGHWINIENQKIGNYQMVVPSTWNLGPRCASGSRGPVEEALIGTPVANPEQPVEILRIVHSYDPCIACAVHVTDNDQQTHYEVKVL
- a CDS encoding KamA family radical SAM protein is translated as METRLFGTHQLSQISQLERLSEEQRFAIRVVATVLPFRVNHYVIDQLIDWDKIPQDPMFQLCFPQAEMLSPAHFNRIADLLRQQASTEQIKHAAQEIHKELNPHPANQQTLNVPRLDEVPITGMQHKYRETVLYFPSQGQFCFSYCTFCFRWPQFVGEKELRIAATDPEVLFAYLRRHPEVTDLLITGGDPLVMSARRLEKIVMPLLKEEFSQLRNIRIGSKALSYWPYRFLTDHDSDDLLRLFECVTKAGKHMALMVHFNHWREMQPEPVRKAISRIQGTGAVLRTQSPLLRHINAASDIWQRMWQEQVQLGLIPYYMFIVRDTGPRSYFEVPLVEAWHIYRRAVRKVSGLARTVRGPSMSAGPGKVEIQGVVELTGEKALVLRFIQGRNPNWVQKPFFARYDEAATWLDQLKPAFGEERFFYEEE
- a CDS encoding hydrogenase small subunit; the encoded protein is MKPKLRSLSNHSGTGIHRRDFLKFCGAVAGALSLDATFIPKIAEALTTGNRPPVLWLHFSECTGCTESLLRSSAPWMDELLFDTISLEYHETLMAAAGHTVETLLTDAANAYEGQFFCVVEGSIPTADNGIYGTIGGRTMLSIANEIIPKAQAVIACGTCAAYGGLAAASPNPTGAKGVLDALPDLNVPVINLPGCPPNPVNFVAVLTNYLLNGSLPALDSNQRPLFAHGKRIHQQCPYRREKSKCQKNFGCKGQWTSSNCPNVKFNDGTSFPMQVGHPCIGCCEPDFWDTMTPLYTAS
- a CDS encoding GNAT family N-acetyltransferase yields the protein MNFEVRFDCEEVDWQNVSDILKSVGMAHHGAEKHEAAFRGSYTTVFIYQGKQLAGFGRAISDGVYQAGVYDVAVATDFQGQGLGRLIMEKILSKISNCNIILYASPGKEGFYEKLQFRKMKTGMARFMNSEAMQAKGFTE
- a CDS encoding TraB/GumN family protein, translated to MIWKADSYPVHICGSVHILHKKQKKLIERYENYLRSAEHIAFETDLTQSSLIDNTLLYYPSGIRIQNDIPNELYKKAKQLWDLYGIIGIEFDLLKPCTAATWMFLNYAEKRGYNEANGIDQALLTRAKKIDSKNLIQLEDINAPLRAFDTASKEEQIQYLETVTCKLKDQFRELETMIQCIIHSNIEWLRSYLENNLKLYPTLFNNLVIERNRNWLPKLLDVIKLNQPVLIVVGALHCVGTSGLPNLLLQKGIQFRLIED
- a CDS encoding DinB family protein, whose protein sequence is MSTRIGNILERTHTAGYEKILTGAKLTMGNLLLKTVIQTLFFLTSRKKVREQTIEFQARYNNMAKELTAAAGATQVLVPPMPGVDENMRNWSYYQLLEHNRLVNEAITASTEQLAKNQPLSGKAKINPATDVLPADDIGIEAVEGFNRSVDEHLSVIDALDQLRNTATAPHPLFGTFDAHRWNCMFAFHLRIHLKQAQKIIDQLPELKRNLG
- a CDS encoding SHOCT domain-containing protein, with the translated sequence MLKFTLETKPAFAIISDRGFFMWSAHHGSWGGNMGHWWQGGSSWFSIWPHPHGPFLFNWLVPLLFWGIVLYALVSIFRYFASKSNSGATQSAMDILHNRFAAGDISEDEYISRKTVLEKG